Proteins encoded by one window of Mus musculus strain C57BL/6J chromosome 10, GRCm38.p6 C57BL/6J:
- the Mknk2 gene encoding MAP kinase-interacting serine/threonine-protein kinase 2 isoform X2, with the protein MPSSQPIDIPDAKKRGRKKKRCRATDSFSGRFEDVYQLQEDVLGEGAHARVQTCVNLITNQEYAVKIIEKQLGHIRSRVFREVEMLYQCQGHRNVLELIEFFEEEDRFYLVFEKMRGGSILSHIHRRRHFNELEASVVVQDVASALDFLHNKGIAHRDLKPENILCEHPNQVSPVKICDFDLGSGIKLNGDCSPISTPELLTPCGSAEYMAPEVVEAFSEEASIYDKRCDLWSLGVILYILLSGYPPFVGHCGSDCGWDRGEACPACQNMLFESIQEGKYEFPDKDWSHISFAAKDLISKLLVRDAKQRLSAAQVLQHPWVQGCAPENTLPTPLVLQRNSCAKDLTSFAAEAIAMNRQLAQCEEDAGQDQPVVIRATSRCLQLSPPSQSKLAQRRQRASLSATPVVLVGDRA; encoded by the exons ATGCCTTCCAGCCAGCCCATTGACATCCCAGATGCCAAGAAGAGAGGCCGGAAAAAGAAGCGCTGTCGGGCTACTGACAGCTTCTCAGGCAGGTTCGAAG ATGTCTATCAGCTGCAGGAGGATGTGCTGGGGGAAGGTGCTCACGCTCGTGTGCAGACCTGTGTCAATCTCATCACCAACCAGGAATATGCTGTCAAG ATCATTGAGAAGCAGCTGGGCCACATCCGCAGCAGGGTGTTCCGGGAGGTGGAGATGCTGTACCAGTGCCAGGGACATAG GAATGTTCTAGAACTGATTGAGTTCTTTGAGGAGGAGGACCGTTTCTACCTGGTGTTTGAGAAGATGCGTGGCG GATCCATCCTAAGCCACATCCATAGAAGGCGCCACTTTAACGAGCTGGAGGCCAGCGTGGTAGTACAGGACGTGGCCAGTGCCCTGGACTTCCTGCATAACAAAG GCATCGCCCACAGGGACCTAAAGCCAGAGAACATCCTATGTGAGCACCCCAACCAG GTCTCGCCAGTGAAGATCTGCGACTTCGACCTTGGCAGTGGTATCAAACTCAATGGAGACTGCTCCCCCATCTCCACACCAGAGCTGCTCACCCCG TGTGGGTCAGCTGAGTACATGGCCCCAGAGGTGGTGGAGGCCTTCAGTGAAGAGGCCAGCATCTACGACAAGCGCTGCGACCTGTGGAGCCTGGGCGTCATCCTCTACATCCTGCTTAGTGGCTACCCGCCCTTCGTGGGCCACTGTGGCAGCGACTGTGGCTGGGACCGTGGGGAGGCCTGTCCTGCCTGCCAG AACATGCTGTTTGAGAGCATCCAGGAGGGCAAGTATGAGTTCCCTGACAAGGACTGGTCCCACATCTCCTTTGCTGCCAAAGACCTCATCTCCAAGCTGCTGGTCCGAGATGCCAAGCAGAGGCTGAGTGCTGCCCAAGTCCTGCAGCATCCCTGGGTGCAGGGG TGTGCCCCAGAGAACACCCTACCGACACCCTTGGTTCTGCAGAG GAACAGCTGTGCCAAAGACCTCACGTCCTTTGCGGCTGAGGCCATCGCCATGAACCGGCAGCTGGCCCAGTGTGAGGAGGACGCTGGGCAGGACCAGCCTGTGGTCATCCGAGCTACCTCACGCTGCCTGCAGCTGTCCCCACCCTCCCAGTCCAAGCTGGCCCAGCGGCGCCAGAGGGCTAGCCTGTCGGCCACCCCTGTGGTCCTTGTGGGGGATCGCGCATGA
- the Btbd2 gene encoding BTB/POZ domain-containing protein 2 isoform 1 (isoform 1 is encoded by transcript variant 1), giving the protein MAAGGSGRASCPPGVGAGAGSLGPSANAAAAPSNAAACAPVPPPPPSPPPGPGTDAQAVGDERDDAGPGALLREPVYNWQATKPTVQERFAFLFNNEVLCDVHFLVGKGLSSQRVPAHRFVLAVGSAVFDAMFNGGMATTSTEIELPDVEPAAFLALLKFLYSDEVQIGPETVMTTLYTAKKYAVPALEAHCVEFLKKHLRADNAFMLLTQARLFDEPQLASLCLESIDKNTADAIAAEGFTDIDLDTLVAVLERDTLGIREVRLFNAVVRWSEAECQRQQLQVTPENKRKVLGKALSLIRFPLMTIEEFAAASPLPAGPAQSGILVDREVVSLFLHFTVNPKPRVEFIDRPRCCLRGKECSINRFQQVESRWGYSGTSDRIRFSVNKRIFVVGFGLYGSIHGPTDYQVNIQIIHTDSNTVLGQNDTGFSCDGSASTFRVMFKEPVEVLPNVNYTACATLKGPDSHYGTKGLRKVTHESPTTGAKTCFTFCYAAGNNNGTSVEDGQIPEVIFYT; this is encoded by the exons ATGGCGGCGGGCGGCAGCGGGCGCGCGTCTTGCCCGCCGGGGGTCGGGGCCGGCGCGGGCAGCCTGGGTCCCAGTGCTAACGCGGCCGCCGCCCCCAGCAACGCCGCTGCCTGCGCCCCGGTGCCTCCGCCGCCCCCGTCCCCGCCGCCTGGGCCCGGGACTGACGCGCAGGCCGTGGGCGACGAGCGCGACGACGCGGGCCCAGGCGCGCTGCTGCGCGAGCCCGTGTACAACTGGCAGGCCACCAAGCCCACGGTGCAGGAGCGCTTCGCCTTCCTCTTCAACAACGAGGTGCTGTGCGACGTGCACTTCCTGGTGGGCAAGGGGCTCAGCTCGCAGCGCGTCCCCGCGCACAG GTTTGTGCTAGCTGTGGGAAGCGCTGTCTTTGACGCCATGTTCAATGGTGGGATGGCTACCACGTCCACCGAGattgagctgcctgatgtggaacCTGCTGCCTTCCTGGCGCTGCTCAA GTTCCTGTACTCAGATGAAGTGCAGATCGGGCCAGAGACAGTGATGACCACACTGTACACGGCCAAGAAGTACGCAGTGCCCGCGCTCGAGGCCCACTGTGTGGAGTTCCTGAAGAAGCACCTGCGGGCTGACAATGCCTTCATGCTGCTCACACAG GCACGGCTCTTCGATGAGCCCCAGCTGGCCAGCCTGTGCCTGGAGAGTATAGACAAGAACACAGCGGACGCCATTGCTGCCGAGGGCTTCACTGACATTGACCTGG ACACGCTGGTGGCAGTGCTGGAGCGGGATACCCTGGGCATTCGTGAGGTTCGGCTCTTCAATGCAGTCGTGCGCTGGTCTGAGGCTGAGTGTCAACGGCAGCAGCTTCAGGTGACACCCGAGAACAAGAGGAAGGTGCTGGGCAAGGCCCTGAGTCTCATCCGATTCCCCCTGATGACCATCGAGGAGTTTGCCGCAG CCAGCCCTCTGCCCGCAGGCCCGGCACAGTCAGGCATCCTGGTGGACCGGGAGGTGGTCAGCCTCTTCCTACATTTTACTGTCAACCCCAAGCCGCGTGTGGAGTTCATCGACCGGCCCCGGTGTTGCCTGCGGGGCAAGGAGTGTAGCATTAACCGGTTCCAGCAGGTGGAGAGCCGCTGGGGCTACAGCGGCACCAGTGACCGCATCAG GTTCTCGGTCAACAAGCGCATTTTTGTGGTGGGTTTTGGGCTCTATGGATCTATTCACGGGCCTACTGACTACCAAGTGAACATCCAG ATCATCCACACGGACAGCAACACAGTCCTTGGCCAGAACGACACAGGTTTCAGCTGCGACGGTTCTGCCAGCACCTTCCGTGTTATGTTCAAGGAGCCCGTGGAGGTCCTGCCCAATGTGAACTACACCGCCTGTGCCACGctgaag GGCCCAGACTCTCACTATGGCACCAAAGGTCTACGCAAGGTGACCCACGAGTCTCCCACCACGGGGGCTAAGACCTGCTTCACCTTCTGTTACGCGGCTGGGAACAACAACGGCACATCTGTGGAGGATGGGCAGATCCCTGAAGTCATCTTCTACACCTAG
- the Btbd2 gene encoding BTB/POZ domain-containing protein 2 isoform 2 (isoform 2 is encoded by transcript variant 2) produces the protein MAAGGSGRASCPPGVGAGAGSLGPSANAAAAPSNAAACAPVPPPPPSPPPGPGTDAQAVGDERDDAGPGALLREPVYNWQATKPTVQERFAFLFNNEVLCDVHFLVGKGLSSQRVPAHRFVLAVGSAVFDAMFNGGMATTSTEIELPDVEPAAFLALLKFLYSDEVQIGPETVMTTLYTAKKYAVPALEAHCVEFLKKHLRADNAFMLLTQARLFDEPQLASLCLESIDKNTADAIAAEGFTDIDLDTLVAVLERDTLGIREVRLFNAVVRWSEAECQRQQLQVTPENKRKVLGKALSLIRFPLMTIEEFAAGPAQSGILVDREVVSLFLHFTVNPKPRVEFIDRPRCCLRGKECSINRFQQVESRWGYSGTSDRIRFSVNKRIFVVGFGLYGSIHGPTDYQVNIQIIHTDSNTVLGQNDTGFSCDGSASTFRVMFKEPVEVLPNVNYTACATLKGPDSHYGTKGLRKVTHESPTTGAKTCFTFCYAAGNNNGTSVEDGQIPEVIFYT, from the exons ATGGCGGCGGGCGGCAGCGGGCGCGCGTCTTGCCCGCCGGGGGTCGGGGCCGGCGCGGGCAGCCTGGGTCCCAGTGCTAACGCGGCCGCCGCCCCCAGCAACGCCGCTGCCTGCGCCCCGGTGCCTCCGCCGCCCCCGTCCCCGCCGCCTGGGCCCGGGACTGACGCGCAGGCCGTGGGCGACGAGCGCGACGACGCGGGCCCAGGCGCGCTGCTGCGCGAGCCCGTGTACAACTGGCAGGCCACCAAGCCCACGGTGCAGGAGCGCTTCGCCTTCCTCTTCAACAACGAGGTGCTGTGCGACGTGCACTTCCTGGTGGGCAAGGGGCTCAGCTCGCAGCGCGTCCCCGCGCACAG GTTTGTGCTAGCTGTGGGAAGCGCTGTCTTTGACGCCATGTTCAATGGTGGGATGGCTACCACGTCCACCGAGattgagctgcctgatgtggaacCTGCTGCCTTCCTGGCGCTGCTCAA GTTCCTGTACTCAGATGAAGTGCAGATCGGGCCAGAGACAGTGATGACCACACTGTACACGGCCAAGAAGTACGCAGTGCCCGCGCTCGAGGCCCACTGTGTGGAGTTCCTGAAGAAGCACCTGCGGGCTGACAATGCCTTCATGCTGCTCACACAG GCACGGCTCTTCGATGAGCCCCAGCTGGCCAGCCTGTGCCTGGAGAGTATAGACAAGAACACAGCGGACGCCATTGCTGCCGAGGGCTTCACTGACATTGACCTGG ACACGCTGGTGGCAGTGCTGGAGCGGGATACCCTGGGCATTCGTGAGGTTCGGCTCTTCAATGCAGTCGTGCGCTGGTCTGAGGCTGAGTGTCAACGGCAGCAGCTTCAGGTGACACCCGAGAACAAGAGGAAGGTGCTGGGCAAGGCCCTGAGTCTCATCCGATTCCCCCTGATGACCATCGAGGAGTTTGCCGCAG GCCCGGCACAGTCAGGCATCCTGGTGGACCGGGAGGTGGTCAGCCTCTTCCTACATTTTACTGTCAACCCCAAGCCGCGTGTGGAGTTCATCGACCGGCCCCGGTGTTGCCTGCGGGGCAAGGAGTGTAGCATTAACCGGTTCCAGCAGGTGGAGAGCCGCTGGGGCTACAGCGGCACCAGTGACCGCATCAG GTTCTCGGTCAACAAGCGCATTTTTGTGGTGGGTTTTGGGCTCTATGGATCTATTCACGGGCCTACTGACTACCAAGTGAACATCCAG ATCATCCACACGGACAGCAACACAGTCCTTGGCCAGAACGACACAGGTTTCAGCTGCGACGGTTCTGCCAGCACCTTCCGTGTTATGTTCAAGGAGCCCGTGGAGGTCCTGCCCAATGTGAACTACACCGCCTGTGCCACGctgaag GGCCCAGACTCTCACTATGGCACCAAAGGTCTACGCAAGGTGACCCACGAGTCTCCCACCACGGGGGCTAAGACCTGCTTCACCTTCTGTTACGCGGCTGGGAACAACAACGGCACATCTGTGGAGGATGGGCAGATCCCTGAAGTCATCTTCTACACCTAG
- the Mknk2 gene encoding MAP kinase-interacting serine/threonine-protein kinase 2 produces the protein MVQKRTAELQGFHRSFKGQNPFELAFSLDLAQHRDSDFSPQCEARPDMPSSQPIDIPDAKKRGRKKKRCRATDSFSGRFEDVYQLQEDVLGEGAHARVQTCVNLITNQEYAVKIIEKQLGHIRSRVFREVEMLYQCQGHRNVLELIEFFEEEDRFYLVFEKMRGGSILSHIHRRRHFNELEASVVVQDVASALDFLHNKGIAHRDLKPENILCEHPNQVSPVKICDFDLGSGIKLNGDCSPISTPELLTPCGSAEYMAPEVVEAFSEEASIYDKRCDLWSLGVILYILLSGYPPFVGHCGSDCGWDRGEACPACQNMLFESIQEGKYEFPDKDWSHISFAAKDLISKLLVRDAKQRLSAAQVLQHPWVQGCAPENTLPTPLVLQRNSCAKDLTSFAAEAIAMNRQLAQCEEDAGQDQPVVIRATSRCLQLSPPSQSKLAQRRQRASLSATPVVLVGDRA, from the exons AGCACAGGGACTCTGACTTCAGCCCACAGTGTGAAGCCCGACCTG ACATGCCTTCCAGCCAGCCCATTGACATCCCAGATGCCAAGAAGAGAGGCCGGAAAAAGAAGCGCTGTCGGGCTACTGACAGCTTCTCAGGCAGGTTCGAAG ATGTCTATCAGCTGCAGGAGGATGTGCTGGGGGAAGGTGCTCACGCTCGTGTGCAGACCTGTGTCAATCTCATCACCAACCAGGAATATGCTGTCAAG ATCATTGAGAAGCAGCTGGGCCACATCCGCAGCAGGGTGTTCCGGGAGGTGGAGATGCTGTACCAGTGCCAGGGACATAG GAATGTTCTAGAACTGATTGAGTTCTTTGAGGAGGAGGACCGTTTCTACCTGGTGTTTGAGAAGATGCGTGGCG GATCCATCCTAAGCCACATCCATAGAAGGCGCCACTTTAACGAGCTGGAGGCCAGCGTGGTAGTACAGGACGTGGCCAGTGCCCTGGACTTCCTGCATAACAAAG GCATCGCCCACAGGGACCTAAAGCCAGAGAACATCCTATGTGAGCACCCCAACCAG GTCTCGCCAGTGAAGATCTGCGACTTCGACCTTGGCAGTGGTATCAAACTCAATGGAGACTGCTCCCCCATCTCCACACCAGAGCTGCTCACCCCG TGTGGGTCAGCTGAGTACATGGCCCCAGAGGTGGTGGAGGCCTTCAGTGAAGAGGCCAGCATCTACGACAAGCGCTGCGACCTGTGGAGCCTGGGCGTCATCCTCTACATCCTGCTTAGTGGCTACCCGCCCTTCGTGGGCCACTGTGGCAGCGACTGTGGCTGGGACCGTGGGGAGGCCTGTCCTGCCTGCCAG AACATGCTGTTTGAGAGCATCCAGGAGGGCAAGTATGAGTTCCCTGACAAGGACTGGTCCCACATCTCCTTTGCTGCCAAAGACCTCATCTCCAAGCTGCTGGTCCGAGATGCCAAGCAGAGGCTGAGTGCTGCCCAAGTCCTGCAGCATCCCTGGGTGCAGGGG TGTGCCCCAGAGAACACCCTACCGACACCCTTGGTTCTGCAGAG GAACAGCTGTGCCAAAGACCTCACGTCCTTTGCGGCTGAGGCCATCGCCATGAACCGGCAGCTGGCCCAGTGTGAGGAGGACGCTGGGCAGGACCAGCCTGTGGTCATCCGAGCTACCTCACGCTGCCTGCAGCTGTCCCCACCCTCCCAGTCCAAGCTGGCCCAGCGGCGCCAGAGGGCTAGCCTGTCGGCCACCCCTGTGGTCCTTGTGGGGGATCGCGCATGA